The genomic region TGCTGACGAGGGACGGCGCCGGCGCCATGCCTTCGATGGATGCAATTTCTTTTTTCACGAGCCGGATAATTTGCCTGCCGGCAAGTCTCTCCACTGCCCGGTAAGAAGTTTTGTATTCGGCGAAAACGGCCCCTTCGTCTTTATATAAAAAAGCCGCCACGACCTCCGGCTGGGTTCTTAGCATGCTCAGAGTCTGCTCGGCGGACTGGTAATCCACAAAAACCAACGCGACCGAACTGTTCCAGGAAACCATGTCCGCCAGCGAGGACAAGTTCCGCTCCGTTTCCTGTTTGCGGGTAATGTATTCGTTAATAATAATGGCAGAAGCAACCACCAATAAAGCCAGCAAGGAAGCCGCGCCAATAATCAGCATCAGCTTGTAGCGGATGGACGCGTCACGAAAGCTGATTTTCATTCCTCATCATTACCTGTATTTTTCACATTAATAATGGATGTCAATGCTAAAACTCGGGAACTGATTTTAATGCCTGACCTTGTCACTGCTTCCAGATTGACCTGAATATGTATCTTTCCGTCTTCCAATGCTAGATTGACCAAGCCTCCCCGCTCTAAAAAATCATCCCGTTCTCCGATAGTGAGCGCGGGCTGCCCCTCTATAAGGGAAAGCACTTGAATCAGGGCGGTTTCCTCCAATTCGCTCACATAGATCATGTTGCATTGATCCAGGTGGACCGGGTCGTGCATTTGAATAACATGAAGAGACCGCTTACCTAATGGTTTTTTTTCCATTTGCGCGAAGGCCTGCTGCATATTCTTATTGCCGAATACGCAAAGATTAATGTTAAGATTGTCTGCCCCTAAGGCCCCCTCGGGCCATTCGGTAAATCGGGCCAAATTTAACGATATGGCCGCCTTGACCATATATTCTCTGGCAAAATCGGCAGATTCGGCACGATAAGCGACACCCGCAAGAACAGCAAAAAACAACATGAATGCGACGCTTATCAATACATTCTTCTTCATATTTCGGTCAAGGCGATAATCAATCGGAACAGCCAGCCCAAACGACTCCTTAAACCGGTATCTTCAGATCGCCTCATTCGGTCTTGGTTGAAAAATATTGACTCCCGGGAACAACTTAATAATTTTTATGCTCCGGCCAGACAATCATGCATAATAATTAAAAAACCGAGCCATGCTTAAATTTTCAAATCCAATCAAACCATCGTCTGCCGATTCTTTCCATGTTTCGACAAAGACTTACTCAGCAGTGGATCTCTCTTCAAATACTCTCCAGACCATCAAAGCCATAACATGAAATAACAGAATTCCCGAAAATGATTGCAATTTTTGAAACAGCCTGTTTGAAGACACTCCCGGCAGAATAAAAACCGAGACAGCCTGGAATTCAAATAAAACTCTTGATTGCGGGAACCGGCCGGATGGGTCGAACTACAAACCCTACGACAAAAGCATCTTCCTGTCCAATCCCGCTATCAATAAATCCGGCTTTCGTACCGCTTGCCGCATTGCGTTCGAGCCTTTTCTCCAACCGGAGAAAAAACCGGGCAACACAAGCAATTTTTCAGTGAATTTTTCCGCCGGGACTGAGGCTGATTTTAATGGATGCGGTACAAAGAAGTTCGGAAAAATTATTATAAGGTTAAGCTTAGTTCAAAATCATCTTCAAGAGCTTTTACTTTATAGTAGAAATTGAAGAAATTTAACACCACGAATTCAAATGTTGGCCATAAACCGGAAAACGGCGGTGAGTCACACACTTCTTCCGTTGAAGACAGGCATCTTCTTACCCAAGCGACCTGTAACAATCGGCAATGACCTCTACACCGGCGACCGCCTGAAATATTCTCGAACCGGAAGTCATCGATTATTTCAAGCCGTCATTAAAAAATTCCGGCGATTGCAAGGGCCTCGCCAAGAATTGAGCTTATCGAGATGCCGGGCTGCATACCTTTCTATAAAAGGAAATTCATTAGACTCATGCTTGCCCTGGCTTGACTTGAAGGCCGGGAGCTTCCGGCGCCGTCGCCACCGGCGATAGGAAAAATCCTCAATAAACTCCGCAAGCCCGTTTTTTTGTGCAGACAGTATGAGGTTTTACCGAGATGGATAAAATGGAGGTTTAACGTCTTTTCTGGAAGGTAATGGATCAAGTTCCTGCCCGGAAATATTCCTTCCTGGTTGACGGATGAATCAACGGAACCGGACAGACTCGACTCCAGCCTTCCATTAAATATTGGAAAAATCGCATCGATATCGGACATTTACCGAGCGATCCGCAGCGACAGTCATCGGCGAGGCGCAACTTTCGGATAAAAGGCTTGGCGGAGCCCAAGCTCAAACCGCTCAAAAATCGAAATCAAAATCTTCAAAGTCCCCAAGCTGCTCTTTTAAGCGTTTCTTCTCCCAATACATTTCTATTTTCCGGCGAGCCGCCATTTTTTTTACCGCTTCCTCGTTCTCGGCAGGAAAAGCGGTGTACTCATCGATCAGATTCAAATCGAAATCTTCGATGTCGATGTCGCTTTCGTGCTTGGCTTTGTCAACTTCGGGTTCAACAGAAGGATTATTCGGTACGGATGGAGATGCTTCTTTAGTCATAGTAAAATCAACCTAAAAAATAAGTGCTTTATAATTATCAGTCACAAACTTGTAAAGAAAATTATTAAATTACCCTCATTTAATTGTTCGGATCGGTTCCGGTTGCCGGCGGCGGTCAATGGTTTTTTGCTCTTCCAATCGCTCGATTCATTAGAAAGAGGATTGCAATTGTTTCGACGGGAACGGACGGAGACCTGTGCCTCCTGCCTTAAAATCCATAACCTTGCTCAGGAATAGAATAGCATTTGTGATCAGCTCAGTTCTTAAATCTTCGTTAAATTGTCGAGCAATTAGAGCCTCGAGCTAACTCAATAATTCAACCCAGTGCACTATTTTTCCTGGGCGGACCGATTGCAAGTAACTTAAACAGCCGATATTGGCCGTCGCAATCAGGTCGGGCCGTCCCGCCTCCAGCGTCTTCAGTTTATTAGTCAGCAATTGCTTCGATATCTCCGGCTGTAATAAGGAATACGCTCCGGCCGATCCGCAGCAAAGGTGCGGATCGGCCACCACGGTGAGCTGATAACCGACCTGTTCCAGCAAGCCCTCCACCACGCCGATCAGTTTTTGCCCGTGCTGGAGAGTGCAAGGGGAATGAAACGCGATCTTCTTTCGCGTTTTTTTTAATTTGCTCAAATCTTCCGAAGCCAACACTTCGCCGACGTCTTTGACCGCCGCCGAGAACCGGGCGGCTTCCTCGGCATAAACCGGATCGTGCCGCAATAACCGGCCATAATCTTTGGCCATAACGCCGCAGGCGGACGCGGTCATGACGATGGCTTCGGCGCCCTGCTCCAGATAAGGCCGGCAGGCATCGATATTTTGACGCGCGAAAGCCAGAGCCAGACCGGGCTCGGACAAGTGACAGGCTAATGCGCCGCAGCATCCTCCCGCAGACACCGGTGTCAATGTCACGCCCAATTGATCCAGAACCCTCGCGGCAGCCACATCAATGGCCGGAGCCAGAGGCTGCTGCACACAGCCCGGAAGAATCAGCATTTTTCGGCCATGCCGAGGCTCGGGCCAAGCCGCCACGGCTGGTTTCGGCGGAATTTTGCTCCGCAGGGACTCGGGTAAAAGAAGCCTTGTCTTTCTTGCCAGATTCAGCAACGCCTCAAAACGGCGCCGGTAGGAAAACATTCGAACGATCAGGCGCCGCCTGAGCGCATCATGGAAGGAACGCCCGGCTTCCCTGTCCACCACCGCCCGTCCGGCCTCAAGCAATTGTCCATACCGGACTCCGGAAGGACATGCCGTTTCGCAGGACAAACAGGTCAGGCAGCGGTCGAGATGCCGCTGAGTCAACCGGGTAGCGGGCCGGCCTTCCAGCGCCTGTTTCATCAGATAGATTCTGCCGCGCGGGCCATCGCGCTCATCGCCCGTCAGTTGATAAGTCGGGCAGACCGCATTACAAAAACCGCAGTGCACGCAGGAGCGCAAGATGGCTTCCACTTCGTCTTTCTGCCGTGATTCACCGATCAAGTCGGTCAGTCTGGTTTGCATTACCACTCCCTGTACATTCTTCCGGGATTGAACAGGCCGGCGGGATCGAACGCCTTCTTGAGATGAGCGTTAATCTCTTGCAACTTGCCTGTCAGAGGCTGAAAAACATCGCCTGTTCGATCCTGACCTTTGAAAAGTACGGCATGACCCTGAGCTTGGGCCGCAAGAGCAAAGATTCGCGCCGCCGGCTCTTCGGATTTCAACCATCTTAATCCGCCGCCCCAGTCGTAATACCAGTGGCCCTCAAGAGCCAGCGGAGGCGTTGCCGAGGGGAGGCACAGCCTCCAAAGGTTTTGACCGGTTTGAAAAAATTCATGCCGCTGCTCGTTCAACTGCCGCCAATAGTCCGGTTCGGCGGTCACCGCATCGCCTCCGGTTTGAGCCGCTGCCGCCCTGACCGCCTTTTCGGCGCCAGAAAACCTGACGTAGAGCCTGCCTCCGTCGTAACTCAACCCGGAAATCGACAATGCTTTGTTCGCCAACTTCGTCATTCTGTCGAAAGCTTTTTCGGCATCGAGCTCGAAGCAACAGGTCAATTCCGCCTCCGGCAAGGGCAATACCTTTAACGAAATCTCCAGCAATACGCCCAAGGTACCCAGCGCCCCGGCCATTAATCTGGAAACATCGTAACCGGCCACGTTTTTGATCACTTCCCCGCCGAACGAGAGCACTTCGGCTTTGCCGTTGATGATCCTGCAGCCCAGGACGAAATCCCGCACCGAGCCGGTAAAGGGCCTTCGCGGTCCGGAAAAACCGCAGGCTACGGTTCCGCCCAGGGTCGCCCCGGCGTTGAAGGAAGGCGGCTCAAACGCAAGCATCTGCCCCGCTTGTGCCAATTCGCTTTGCAAATCGGACAATAACGTGCCGGCGCGCGCGGTGACGACCAGTTCCGACGGATAATAATTGACAATGCCTCGATGCTGTTCGACGCTCAGGACCTTTCCGGTCGTTTCCCGCCCGTAAAAAACCTTGCTCCCACCGCCGGTTATCGTCAACGGCGTCTTTTCAGCCAGGGCATCGGCCACGGCTTGCCGCAGCCTGTCCGTTCGATCGTTTGCAATTGGGTTGGTCATGCCTTGATGCGCGTTATTGATCCGGTAGCGAAAGTAAGTTGTGAAGGCCTCTTCTAGAAATCCAGCAAACCGAACAGATTTTTCGGATCTTCGGGTTCGGGGAGCATAGACAGTTCCGTGCCCAGCCGGTAAACACTCGCCAGTTCGTAAACGACCCGAAGAATCGAATAATCTTCCAGGGCAAAGCCGACCGAGTCAAATAAAGTAATCTCCTCAGCATTCTCTCGCCCGGCTTTTTTCCCGGCTATCAGCTCCCATAATTCCGCATGGACCTGGCCGGGGCCGACCTGTTGCGCTTCGCCTTCCTGCAGGCTTTGCGGCATGTATTCGACCACCAGTTTGACCTGCCGCAGCAAGTTTTCGGAAAATTCGGTCTTGCCCGGACAGTCTCCGCCCATGGCATGGATGTGAGTACCCGCAGCGATGTCGCCGATCTCAAACAAGGATTGCCGCTTCTTGGCGGCGGTGGCGGTGATGACGATGTCCGCACGAGAGACGGCCTCGATAATGCTTCGGCAGGGCATCAAAGCCCATCTTTGCCGTTTCAGATTGGCGGAAAATTTTGCCATGGCGCGGCTATCGCAATCGTAAAACCGGATGCTGTTCAGCCCGAAAAAGCGGGAAAAACCTATCGCCTGGAATTCCGCCTGCGCTCCGGTACCGATGATCGCCAACGAAGCCGCGTCATGGCGGGCAAGATAGCGGGCAGCTAATACTCCCGTTGCCGCCGTTCTGAATGCGGTTAACAAAGTCATATCGCAGATCATCAAAGGATAGCCGGCCTCGACCTCGCTTAATTGACCGACAGCGATCACGCTGAGCTTGTCTTTCAGAGTATTGCCCGGATGGCCGTTGACGTATTTGAAGGCATACAGGCTATTATCGGAACAGGGCATCAATTCGATAACGCCGTGAGGATAGTGAGTCGCATGGCGCGGCGATAGATTAAATTCGTGCCATCGACCGAAATCCTCTTCCAGAGCCAGGACGATGCGATCGAAAAATTTTTCCAGGCCAATAATATGTACCAGCTCACGGATATCGGTCACGGTAAGCAATTTCATAAAACAACACCGGCTCTTACGGATTCCATTCGACGATGAAATCCAGTGTATCGCTTATTTGAAGCGGGTCAAATTAAATCGGAAGGAAGAGATCCTGGTTCTTTTAAAAATCAAGAAGAAATGGCCGAAAAACCGGGGCATTAACGGAAACAATAATTCGTACGGGAAAGATTTTTTCAGGCAAGATAATGAATTCCGGAAAAAACCGAAATGAGGAGCCTTTAGAGAGGCCATCGGATTAGGTAGGAAATTTCGAAGAGATTCTCTCCGAAGGATGAACCTCTTCAAAATCGATGCGTTCTATGATCAACTAGGTCAACAACAGAAGCCTATGGCGAGACGTCTTCTGTCTCCACCCGTTCGGCTCAGCAAGAGATACAGCGCCGATAAGATTACAAGGACATTTTGTCATACAACGACAGCACCTGTTTGACATAATTCTGTGTCTCAGGATAAGGCGGTATGCTGTAGTTGTATTTGATCACCGCATTTTCGCCGGCATTGTAGGCGGCCACGGCCAGCTCCAGGTTCGGCGTGAACATTTCGATCAAGTCTTTCAGATAACGGGTGCCGCCCTCGATATTTTGATCGGGATCGGTCAGATTGGTCACTCCGTAACGTTTCGCGGTGTCCGGCATAAGCTGCATCAGGCCCACGGCGCCCGCCGAGGAAACGGCATGGGCATTGTAGGCGGATTCGGTTTGAATCACCGCATGCACCAACCGCGGGTCAACCCGGTGTTTGTACGCCGCCTGATTGATCAGGTCGGCAAACTTGCTTTTATTGCGCAGCCGGGACATTATGGAAGGTTTGCCCGAAAAAGTTCCGGTGCGGTAATAACGCGACGAATAATAATGCGGCAGCGCCGACTCCAGGACACGCTTATAGCCGCTCTGAAGAGGCTTAACATTAGTATAATGGGTCTGGCCATTGCCATCGGTATAACGATAGATATCGGCCAGAACCCCTTTCGAGATGAAAAAGGCCAATAAAATTAATGTTATTCTCATTATTCCCCCTATCCAGCAGGATTGATCACTACTAAACTTGCAGCTTTAACAGCTCTTTTTCTAGCTTCTTCAATACTCTTGGCATTTGCTAAAGCCACTCCCATGCGCCTGTTGACAAACGACTCAGGCTTGGCGAATATTCGGACTTCACTGTCCGGTACGGCCAATGCGTCGGCCAGACCTTCGTAAACAAGATCGCGGCCGTTGAATTTTCCGAGAATAACTGCACTCGCACCCTCTCTGATCAGAGAGGTATCTACCGGCAACCCCAAAATGGCCCTGGCGTGCAGCTCGAATTCATTTTGTTTCTGAGTTACCATTGTAACCATACCTGTATCGTGTGGTCTGGGACTTACTTCACTAAACCACACTTTTTCTCCCTTTACGAACAATTCTACGCCAAATACACCCAATCCGCCGATTTCGTCGGTGACTTTTTCGGCGATTTCCCGCGCCGATTCAATCGCGGCCGGGCTCATCGCTTGGGGTTGCCAGCTTTCCCGGTAATCGCCCTGCTCCTGAACGTGCCCGATAGGCTCGCAAAAATAGGTCCGGACGGCGCCTTGTTCGTTCAGCGCCCGCACCGTCAGCAAGGTAATTTCGAAATCGAAATCGATGCTGGCCTCAATGATCACCTTGCCGGTATCGACGCGTCCGCTGGATCTGGCGTAATCCCACGCGGCTTTAAGCTGTTCAGGACTTTTTACCCGCGACTGACCTTTGCCGGAAGACGACATCGTCGGCTTAACAAAGCAAGGATAGCCGATATTTTTTCCGACCGCCAGCTCTAATTCTTCAAAGCTCCCGGCAAAAGCATAAGCCGACGTCGGAAGTTTCAGTTTTTCCGCCACCAGCGTCCGGATGCCTTCCCTGTTCATGGTCAATTGGATCGCTCTGGCGTTCGGAACGACGGTGCAACCGCCCTCGTTTTCTATCTCGGTCAGGGCCTCCGTCGCGATCGCTTCAATTTCGGGAATGATGAAGTCGGGCTGCTCCAGGGCAATCAGTTTTTTTACCGCTTCGCCGTCGGTCATGTCGATCACGTGGCTGCGATGAGCAACCTGCTGAGCCGGGGCATCGGCATAGCGGTCGACGGCGATCACTTCAATGCCGTAGCGTTGCAGCGAAATGACCAGTTCCTTGCCGAGTTCGCCGCTGCCGAGCAACAGAGCCTTGGTGGAACCATTGGATAATGCCGTGCCTATTTTCATTTTGAACCGGATAAATAGTTGTCGATGTCTTCTTTGGAAAAACCGATCTTTTTCGCCACGCGGTCGGCATGACTGACCCTCGAAATGCCGGGAATCAATCGATAAGTCGGCGCCTCGTGGGCAAATTCGACCTGCTTCGGAATGCCGATGCCCTCGGCGACGAAATGATCGACCAACTGATGATTGTGGGTAATCAGCACGGTGCTATTGCCTTTACGGTAAAAGCCGTTCAGCACGGTAGCGGACGATTCCATTTTTTCTTCGAAGGTCGTTCCTTCCGATAACTCGTCCAGAACCACGAGGCTTTTCGCCGTCGTCGCCAGAAAAATGTCCTTGGTTCGTTTTAATTCGGTGCCGAAGCGCCCTTCGCCGTCGACCAGATGGCTGATTTCGGGCGCCTGATAAAAAATCCGGTCGGCCACGGTCAGACTGGCGGATTTCGCCGGCACGAAACAACCTATCTGGGCCAGCACCTGAATCTGGGTGATGGTCTTGCAGAAAGCCGTCTTGCCGCCGCTGTTGGGTCCGGTAACCAGCACCAGCTTGTCGTCTTCGAGCACGAAGTCGTTGCCGACGTAATTGGGATTGGCTTTGCCCAGCACCGGATTCTTGGCGTCGACCAGCTTGATGCGGTGATGAGGTGCGTCCACCAGTTCGGGCAGGACCATGTCGCTGCCAAAATCCTCGGCAAACGTCACAAAAGACAGCAACTCATCGATTTCACCGAGGGCGTCCAGCGCTTCGCCCACCGCTTCGGAATTTTTGAACAGATTTCTTAACGGAATAATGCAGTTGTCCCGGTCGTAGCCGCCGACGATCGGAAAATACACCAGCAACAACGGCGCGAAGAAAATGATTTGAGCCGGCGTCGTGATGTTCATGGCCATCGGCAACAAAGCCAGAATGACCGCCAGCAGAATAAAAATGAGCGGCTTGAATAGCCGGGGCTTGAAAATCACTGAAAAAGGAAAGAGGCCTTTCTTCTCCTCCCTGCTTTGGATGACGCCTTCGGTGACATAAACCGGCCCCTTCATCAGCGAATATTCCCGGGTCTTCGCAAACGAGGCGATCCGGCCGAATACGTCGCTCAAATACCGGCTTTCGGGCGGCACGGCGCGCTGCACTCCTTCCACCAGCTCCAGCATGAAACGGACGCCTCTTCGGTATTGAGCATAGCCGTAGCCCTCGATTTCATGCTCGCCCCTGGCCGTCCCCAGGGAACCGATGAAGAGCCCGTACAACAGCATATAAAAATGGTTTTCCCCGGCGGCGGCGTGTTTCAGGAGGCGTTCGATGCTTTCCCGGAGCTCCGGATTGTTTCTGATTTCCTCGGCCGCCGCCTGCTTTGCCTTGAGATGATCGAGATCATTCGAGGGCTGCGTCAAGGAGCGATAAAGAAACGCCTGGCCGACGGTGGTCTGTGCGGAGTTAACGGTTTCGAAAACCTTGTCCAGCTCGATCGTATTGAAAGCGCTTTCATCGACGACGCCTTCGCCGGTGCCTAAAGGCTGACTGGACTTCACGGCGGGCCAGGCCTCTGTCCAACTTTGTAATAGGGTTTCTTTCATGATGTCCGCTCTTGATCGTCTGGAGACAAAAAAGGAATGCAACTCAAATCCATCGGTTTAATTTTAAAAAATCCCGCTCCGGTTGTCCGCTTGTTTGCCGAAAGAAGTCCCTGCCCGACCGTTTTATCTTGCCTGATAAGCGGTAGGCTGAAGCGGAATCCCGGCCTTCATGCCCGGAACCTTAAAGCCGAGAATCAATTATACCGGCAAGCGCGTCGGCATGGGCTTCCGAATCGTTCAGCGCCGGAATGTAATGATAAACGGATCCTCCGGCATTAATAAAGACCGCTTTGTTTTCCATCGCGATTTCTTCCAGGGTTTCCAGGCAGTCCACGGCAAAACCGGGACAGACGACGTCCACTTTCTTGATGCCTTGCGCAGGAAGTCCTTGCAAAGTCTCCAGGCAGTACGGCTTGAGCCATTCGGCCTTGCCGAAACGCGACTGAAACACCATCAGCCACTCGTTTTCACCGAGGCCCAATTGCTCCGCAATCAGCTCCGCCGTTTCCCGGCAATGATAAAAATAAGGATCGCCCCACCGGGTTAATACTTCGGGCAGGCCGTGAAACGACATCAACAACAGATCGTTTTTGCCGTGCTCGCGCCAGCTTTGCCGGATGGATTCGGCCACCGCCGCAATATAGCGGGGATGGCGATGGTAATCGCTGATGAAGTGCAGATCGGGCAGATGGAACCAACCGTTCAATTCGCTGACCGCCGCGTCGTAGACGGAAGCCGTCGTGGTCGACGAATACTGCGGATAGAGCGGCAATACGATCAGTTTTTCCATGCCCTGCGCCTTAAAAGCGGCCAGCCGGCTGCCGACCTGAGGTTCGCCGTAACGCATCGCGTAATCGGTTATGACGCCTTTTGCCTGAAGCCTGGAAGCGA from Methylosarcina fibrata AML-C10 harbors:
- a CDS encoding YfiR family protein, coding for MKKNVLISVAFMLFFAVLAGVAYRAESADFAREYMVKAAISLNLARFTEWPEGALGADNLNINLCVFGNKNMQQAFAQMEKKPLGKRSLHVIQMHDPVHLDQCNMIYVSELEETALIQVLSLIEGQPALTIGERDDFLERGGLVNLALEDGKIHIQVNLEAVTRSGIKISSRVLALTSIINVKNTGNDEE
- a CDS encoding PA3496 family putative envelope integrity protein encodes the protein MTKEASPSVPNNPSVEPEVDKAKHESDIDIEDFDLNLIDEYTAFPAENEEAVKKMAARRKIEMYWEKKRLKEQLGDFEDFDFDF
- the glcF gene encoding glycolate oxidase subunit GlcF, whose translation is MQTRLTDLIGESRQKDEVEAILRSCVHCGFCNAVCPTYQLTGDERDGPRGRIYLMKQALEGRPATRLTQRHLDRCLTCLSCETACPSGVRYGQLLEAGRAVVDREAGRSFHDALRRRLIVRMFSYRRRFEALLNLARKTRLLLPESLRSKIPPKPAVAAWPEPRHGRKMLILPGCVQQPLAPAIDVAAARVLDQLGVTLTPVSAGGCCGALACHLSEPGLALAFARQNIDACRPYLEQGAEAIVMTASACGVMAKDYGRLLRHDPVYAEEAARFSAAVKDVGEVLASEDLSKLKKTRKKIAFHSPCTLQHGQKLIGVVEGLLEQVGYQLTVVADPHLCCGSAGAYSLLQPEISKQLLTNKLKTLEAGRPDLIATANIGCLSYLQSVRPGKIVHWVELLS
- the glcE gene encoding glycolate oxidase subunit GlcE, with product MTNPIANDRTDRLRQAVADALAEKTPLTITGGGSKVFYGRETTGKVLSVEQHRGIVNYYPSELVVTARAGTLLSDLQSELAQAGQMLAFEPPSFNAGATLGGTVACGFSGPRRPFTGSVRDFVLGCRIINGKAEVLSFGGEVIKNVAGYDVSRLMAGALGTLGVLLEISLKVLPLPEAELTCCFELDAEKAFDRMTKLANKALSISGLSYDGGRLYVRFSGAEKAVRAAAAQTGGDAVTAEPDYWRQLNEQRHEFFQTGQNLWRLCLPSATPPLALEGHWYYDWGGGLRWLKSEEPAARIFALAAQAQGHAVLFKGQDRTGDVFQPLTGKLQEINAHLKKAFDPAGLFNPGRMYREW
- a CDS encoding ornithine cyclodeaminase, whose protein sequence is MKLLTVTDIRELVHIIGLEKFFDRIVLALEEDFGRWHEFNLSPRHATHYPHGVIELMPCSDNSLYAFKYVNGHPGNTLKDKLSVIAVGQLSEVEAGYPLMICDMTLLTAFRTAATGVLAARYLARHDAASLAIIGTGAQAEFQAIGFSRFFGLNSIRFYDCDSRAMAKFSANLKRQRWALMPCRSIIEAVSRADIVITATAAKKRQSLFEIGDIAAGTHIHAMGGDCPGKTEFSENLLRQVKLVVEYMPQSLQEGEAQQVGPGQVHAELWELIAGKKAGRENAEEITLFDSVGFALEDYSILRVVYELASVYRLGTELSMLPEPEDPKNLFGLLDF
- a CDS encoding lytic transglycosylase domain-containing protein, whose amino-acid sequence is MRITLILLAFFISKGVLADIYRYTDGNGQTHYTNVKPLQSGYKRVLESALPHYYSSRYYRTGTFSGKPSIMSRLRNKSKFADLINQAAYKHRVDPRLVHAVIQTESAYNAHAVSSAGAVGLMQLMPDTAKRYGVTNLTDPDQNIEGGTRYLKDLIEMFTPNLELAVAAYNAGENAVIKYNYSIPPYPETQNYVKQVLSLYDKMSL
- the purT gene encoding formate-dependent phosphoribosylglycinamide formyltransferase, with the protein product MKIGTALSNGSTKALLLGSGELGKELVISLQRYGIEVIAVDRYADAPAQQVAHRSHVIDMTDGEAVKKLIALEQPDFIIPEIEAIATEALTEIENEGGCTVVPNARAIQLTMNREGIRTLVAEKLKLPTSAYAFAGSFEELELAVGKNIGYPCFVKPTMSSSGKGQSRVKSPEQLKAAWDYARSSGRVDTGKVIIEASIDFDFEITLLTVRALNEQGAVRTYFCEPIGHVQEQGDYRESWQPQAMSPAAIESAREIAEKVTDEIGGLGVFGVELFVKGEKVWFSEVSPRPHDTGMVTMVTQKQNEFELHARAILGLPVDTSLIREGASAVILGKFNGRDLVYEGLADALAVPDSEVRIFAKPESFVNRRMGVALANAKSIEEARKRAVKAASLVVINPAG
- a CDS encoding MutS-related protein, with product MKETLLQSWTEAWPAVKSSQPLGTGEGVVDESAFNTIELDKVFETVNSAQTTVGQAFLYRSLTQPSNDLDHLKAKQAAAEEIRNNPELRESIERLLKHAAAGENHFYMLLYGLFIGSLGTARGEHEIEGYGYAQYRRGVRFMLELVEGVQRAVPPESRYLSDVFGRIASFAKTREYSLMKGPVYVTEGVIQSREEKKGLFPFSVIFKPRLFKPLIFILLAVILALLPMAMNITTPAQIIFFAPLLLVYFPIVGGYDRDNCIIPLRNLFKNSEAVGEALDALGEIDELLSFVTFAEDFGSDMVLPELVDAPHHRIKLVDAKNPVLGKANPNYVGNDFVLEDDKLVLVTGPNSGGKTAFCKTITQIQVLAQIGCFVPAKSASLTVADRIFYQAPEISHLVDGEGRFGTELKRTKDIFLATTAKSLVVLDELSEGTTFEEKMESSATVLNGFYRKGNSTVLITHNHQLVDHFVAEGIGIPKQVEFAHEAPTYRLIPGISRVSHADRVAKKIGFSKEDIDNYLSGSK
- the hemH gene encoding ferrochelatase, with the protein product MSAKKTGVLLVNLGSPEAPTAKSVRRFLRDFLWDRRVVNLPRPVWWVVLHFFVLPFRPRRSALAYRKIWDIKGSPLIFLTRQLTGKIASRLQAKGVITDYAMRYGEPQVGSRLAAFKAQGMEKLIVLPLYPQYSSTTTASVYDAAVSELNGWFHLPDLHFISDYHRHPRYIAAVAESIRQSWREHGKNDLLLMSFHGLPEVLTRWGDPYFYHCRETAELIAEQLGLGENEWLMVFQSRFGKAEWLKPYCLETLQGLPAQGIKKVDVVCPGFAVDCLETLEEIAMENKAVFINAGGSVYHYIPALNDSEAHADALAGIIDSRL